The Microcaecilia unicolor chromosome 3, aMicUni1.1, whole genome shotgun sequence nucleotide sequence TCTTTATTATGATTATCTATAATACAACAAAAGTGCTACTGTCTGAtggatgtgtaaaaaaaaaaaataacaaggtGGTGATTGGTGTATAGGGTTTTCTCGGGGGTGGGGGTCCTGGAAGGGATTTCTTGAAAGCCAAATGTGAGCACATTGTTGTACAGGCAGTAGCGAGCGCCGAGGGGAGCTCTTTTACTCTCTTGCATTGTGCAGGGGAGCAGGTGCTGCGTGTTATTACCATACAGCTGAGAGCACAACAGCCCACTGATTCAGCCCTCACACAATAACAAACTGCCTTAATGACAGCCACGCGAACGACACACACCAAACTCACTTTTTTTTACTAGgctgaaggaggggggggggggggggggagcaaggaaaaaaaagaaaataacttcTGTTCCTATGGTAAGATCCAAGGAGGAGGCGGGCTTAGCCGCTTCCCTTACAGGTTTTCCCCCacccaaactaaaaaaaataagaagcaaatACTCAATCGAGACCTTTCCTCCCCCTTTCTCCAAGCACTGTTTATATAAAACACAGTTTTAAAGACGTGGTCAACCATCACGTTTGCACTGTTTTCCTAGGaaatgaaacctttttttttaatttttatgcatTTGCACTGTTTTCCtatgaaaaaaaactttttttttaaaggtatcgatgttgcacttttgtttttacacACACTGTCAGATCTGAAATTTTCCTTGAAAAATCTCTGAAACCCTAGGGATAGAAGCTTTGCACACGCGAAATAAAGCTCTCTGTTTGACTTCTGTTAACCAGGTATGTCCAGAAGAATTTTTATATCGACGTCGCTAACTTTTTGAACGGATGCGGAGCTGATTTTAATTTCTTTCCCCCAGGTATAGTGATGCTTACAAATGCCGAAGAGGTAATTACAGATTTCACAACGTGGAGCTGTTCCTTTTACCCGTTGCAATATGCCCCcggcccccacccccaaaaaaggggagggaaagagtgtgtgtgtgtacttgcaagaaggggggtgggggatagAAGAGGTGATGGCGATTGGAGTGGGGGTGTTGTTGCCACCTCTACAAAGCAGAAAGGGGGATGTTTGCAGTTTAAAATTTTCAGGAATGTAAATGAGTGCGTTTTGTGCTATGCAGAGAGAAGAGaaataggagagggagggggcttggaggaagaggaggaggaggaggaggaggattgcACATTTTACAGCTCACTGACCATTTGGCGATTCATTGAGAGGAGGGTTTTGAAAAGTGGCTCTTTGTGACAGCTCCGGCCAGATTGGGGGGCTgtacatttgcatctcattagccaTGCAGGCTGCAGGCTGGATATAAGGACTGCAGGCGACCAAAGAGAGAAAGTACTCGCTGCTTCACGCCCGGAGAGAGCAGAGATCAAAAACGCAAGacggaggaagagagagaaaaaaagatcaCGGACAATTTCCGAGGGGTTTTTTgattcctttatttttcttcctTGGATTCCTAATAAACGCAATTTCCCTTggcaagagagagaaagagagagacagggacaTATCCATCGTGATAGTCTTCTGGTCTTACTGATGCTCGTTTTCATCTGCTCTGCCCTGGTTGGCACCTATCAGTCAGCAAGAAAAATAAGTTCGGGTCGAGCTGcataacttatttttattttttataagtcTGGGATTACGGCAGCGACGAGGGAATTTCGACAtcgttttttttcttgagatcgTGGAAAAAAAGCACAGCAACTGTCTTTATGGGGAGCTAAGCTGAATATAACGCGTATTTCTGATGGGGCAGAAGTTTAGATAAAGACAACGTTTGAAAAAGAAGCTGTTTGGCAGCAGGAAAATAGTTGCTGGTTAGAATCTCTCTGCCTAAAACaatctcctccttttttttttgccatccgCAAGAGCTGTCATTCACTGAAAGGGCGTCTCTAAACCTAAAACACGATTTTACCAGTCGAGTTCAGACAAGTGGCTTCTACCAGGTTCTCATAGAGACtgtttaatttattattattttttaatttctattcTTTTTTTGCAAGATATTCATCTTGTTAAGAAAATCTGCACCAAAAACAAAAATGCGACGTCAGTCCGTGTTTATTCTTGCCATCTTCTCTGCCCTGCTTTGCCAGGTAGGATTGCTGAGTTTAATTTTATATACTTTCTAACTATAGGTCTCCAGATATATTAAGATCAGTCGCtgaaattaaacaaacaaaccaaaaaagtaTGTTAAGCCTATTCCTGATTTAAGCAACAGGAAAGAAATCTGTCGAATTTTCACTAATTTCCCCAACTATTAACGCAAAGTCATTGCTGACCCTTGTTAAGTACTGCTGCAGTGCACGTCTATTTACTCGTTCTAATTCATTAACTTTGGATTTACGCCCCCAGACTATTCAAAGTGCGCTCTCCACAAGTGCTGCACAAAATTCAGCAACAGTTCCCAATGTACGTCCACTGTATATCTATGCATTATAGTCCTGAAAGCTTGCCCGAGACTAATTAGCTGCTAGTAAAGATATAGAAGAAGCAGGCGTGCTGTCGCTGACTGTCTTTCTTTTGTTACTTTCTCTCCTGACTCATGTTATGGCTGTTTTCTTTTGCCAGGTTTCCTGCTCGGGGATGTTCGAGCTCAAGCTGCAAGAGTTTGTCAATAGGAAAGGGCTGATCGGCAATTTGAACTGTTGCAGGGGTGCCGGTGGAAGCGCCCCTGGCGGCGCGTCGGGGTTACAGCAGTGCGAGTGTAAAACCTTTTTCCGAGTCTGCTTGAAGCACTACCTAGCCAGCGTCTCCCCGGATCCCCCTTGTACCTACGGCAGCGTCATCACCCCCGTGCTGGGCTCCAACTCCTTCCCGGTGCCCGAGAGCAGCAGCACGGACCCGGCGTTCACCAATCCCATCCGCTTCCCTTTCGCCTTCACATGGCCTGTAAGTCTTTCTGTCCACTGTACTCATTGCCGAACAGGCAAATAACCCGATcaaaaatgttattaaaaaaaataatgatcgTAGTCATTCTGGTGATAGTCATGAGCTGCGAGTGGTTAGAACAAAATCTGTAAGCAGTGATGCCCTCTTGCTCCCTTCAACCTCCTCCCAACAAAATCTGTTGACTGGCTCAGTTTTAGCATTCTGGCAGTCTCTAGGGGAGTTGAAAGCTGCGAGTCACCACTACAGCTTACAAATTCTGAGAGAAAAGAATGTTTTAGGAAGCGGTCCAGGTACGTTTTCCAGTAAACATGTGcgttttccctttccctaatctaGAAATaaaactgtatatatatatagtatgctACAAACTTGGGGAAACCTCTAGGTACCTGGCACTACTGCTTCTGTTGTTTGAATTCTCACTAGTGTTTTTGTTGCAGCCACTAAATATTCTGGGGCTCTAGGACATACCTCAGCTGCAGCTTATTTTTATTAGGTGATCTTGCAGAGTGCTGTGGAAAGACAGGGGGAAGCTGGTGACTGGAAAGGGTTTATCTTTAAAGGGTGCTTCCTTGTCtgatctccccctcctcccaagcaAATGTTAGTATTTATGTGGGAAAAGAGGGTtggcctccttccctcctgtgTCTTTAGAGCTGGTTGTGTAATTGTCAGCCCAGCGTGAAATTCCCAAAGGCTTCATTTTACAACCCTCCCAATGTGTGAAACTGGGGAAATTAAGCGTGAAGATTAATGACAACTGCCCTCACATCccatgcctttctctctctctctctctttcttttaaaGAATGAAATGTATATCAAAGCAATATCCCCGCAttaacacacagaaaacattATTTTACAAGAACTAGTGCCCTCTCCTTTTTCCTTTAGGGAAAGTGGAATCGTACCCTAATCAGACTGATAATTCAGGCTGTGTAGATAAAGTAGTTAGGGATATCAGCTCAGTTTTCATAATTCATAGATtcagtttctttctcttttcccccCCCCAGGGTACATTCTCCCTAATCATTGAAGCTTTGCATGCAGACTCCCTCGAGGATCTAACCACAGGTAGGTAATTGCACATATTGATGGCTTAGAAAATGTAAAATGATTCCCTATAAGTCATGCACATGTTCAGTAACAGTCGATGCAGCTGCAAAGGGTTTATGCAGACCTAATGCAGGCTGGTCCTCTTCGAGATTGCCGCTGGGAAGATCATTCTTACATTGGCAACTGTATCCTCCTTTCCTGGCTCTAGATAACCCGGAGCGCCTGATCAGCCGACTGGCGACCCAGCGGCACCTCACCGTGGGTGAGGAGTGGTCCCAGGATGTGCACAGCAGCGGCAACACGGAGCTGAAGTATTCCTATCGCTACGTCTGCGACGAGCACTACTACGGCGAGGGTTGCTCGGTTTTCTGTCGCCCCAGGGATGATGCCTTTGGCCACTTCACTTGTGGTGAACGCGGGGAGAAGGTCTGCAATCCTGGCTGGAAGGGCCAGTACTGCACGGAACGTGAGTATCATGCCGAGCCCCCAGTCCCATCTTACACgcaaacactctctcacacacactataCTCCACGTAGGTAATTTGCTGACATGAgtaattccccccacccccccatcaacAGAGAGATGCTGCTACGTAAATACAGACAAAACTGTAGTAGTTGGTGTCTTGGGCATCATTGGGCAGGCCCCCTCCCATTGCCAGTTATGTTTGGGGATTTCTTATGTTGCAAACATAACACAGTCTTTGAGTTTCCTTTGGAAGCTTTATTTCAGCTCTAGATTGTTTAAGATGAGTGTTTCCAGGCAGACTGCCCTCATAGGTATGAGGTTGCACTTTTTCCCACTAGCCACAATTCCTGTATCTCAGATGCTTTAAAATAATTATAACATGTTGGTTAAAGTGAAGGAGGATAGCGTTCCAATGCAGTTTGTCTCCCACCTCCTCCCCATTCACTTTTGcagaatgtttttttctttttttgtgtgcgcTGATCAGCTTAGTATTGTTGAAGTAAGAGACCTGAAATGCCTGTTTAACTAGTTGATCTTTAGCAAGTGAAGTAATGAAAAGGGACAAAGCACTACTTCCCTAATTTTTTTGCAACACCCAAGCTTCTTTTTTTCATCCTTAAAACTTTCTCCTGCTTGTTCAAATGAtttaaaaggggagggggaaggaaagttTGCAAAGAAATCACGCGTGCCATGGATTAGATCTTGGCTGGGATAGGCTATTGGGGCAGCAGCTCTGCACCTGATTGGCTGCAAGGGGTGGGATATTGTTGTAGTGGGGCATTGTTGCAGTGGGGCAGCTGCTGGGAGAGAATAGACAATGGAGCAGCTGTCCTGCCCTGGCACCCTGTACACCAGCTGTCCACTCTTATCTCCACACACTGTCTGGGATATTCAGGGGtggagctggaaaaaaaaaggacttcTGACCctcactggagaaaaaaaagagtgtGTGGAGGAAAAGAGAGGCTGGATTGTCAGCCTTTTGTATGTGTCCAACTGTATTAAGAGGAATGGTCACCCCCTAGTGATCAGTAAAGCATCAGTTACTAGGGGAAAAGAATACTTCCCTAAGTTGTAAGGAATTCATTCAAATGTTTAAAGCGATACACATTTGCCTTAACTCACAGGCAGGACAGTTACAAGCTTGCATACTGTGTTTTTTTTGGCACGATGTTTACGGGTAGTCTCTTTCTCTTCGATTTTCTTGCAGCAATTTGTCTACCTGGTTGTGATGAACAGCATGGATTCTGTGAAAGACCCGGAGAGTGCAAGTAAGCTTTcaataatgtttattttgcttTAGAACTTACTccctaaaattctataaatggtgcttaaaattgagtgcacaattaatgctgataattggatgctaatattcaattatcagcactaattggcattaattaaaatttagatgcacaTTTTTAGTTGTGGCAATCTGTGCATAAGTTTGAAgtgtggctccaaaaaggggatgcagccatgggagggtcatgtatgttgttatagaataagggggatcggCATCTAATTtagatgccaggatttacaccagggtttatttagtgtaaatccttgcatttaAAGTTATGCACCGATCCTgattctaagtgtattctataaatgacacctaactttcaacaccatttatagagtagtgcttagcataggtttaaaaaaggtttgggcaagtgcctggaagaaaagttcatagtccGCTTTTGAAATGCACAATGGGAGAACCCGCTGCttcccctgggattggtagtggaATGTTGAGTTTGAGTTTCTGCCACtcctggaatcaggatactgggctagatggaccattggtctgcccattatggctattcttatgttctaaaattttattaaaaaaaaaaaaaaattttctggaCAGCTTATTCAAATGCTATCATTATACTGGACAATACCTGGAAATATTTCTAGTTCTAAATCATAGTTGAGAAATCAGGTAGCAGTGTCATTAAATGCTAGGTTAAAAAActaagggggtgttttactaaggcgcactcacgtttttagcatgcgctgaaattgggcgcgcgctaaatgttagagacacccataggaatgcattggcgtctctaacatttagcgtgtgctaaaaacgtgagcgcgccttagtaaaagggggtctaaaAGTACGGTACTGTACTAGAAAATTTACTGTTAAAGCAATATATTCTGTAGCTACTCAGAACAATACATCTAGCAAactatatgttttaaaaaaaataagcataAATGGATGCTACAAGTAAGAATCTAAATTTTCCACATGTTGGAAAGCTTTTGTGGGAACCCTAAAGCcagaggaagagaaaagaaaggggtgggggaaggaggtgAGGAAGGGTGTCCAGTTTGTTTGCCCAGTTCAAGGTAGAATTTCAAAGTGCTGACACTGTAATGGTGACAACCCTTTTTGTTATTTAGATGCAGGGTTGGTTGGCAAGGACGCTATTGTGATGAATGCATCCGCTATCCAGGCTGCCTACATGGGACCTGTCAACAACCATGGCAGTGCAACTGCCAGGAAGGCTGGGGTGGCCTTTTTTGTAACCAGGGTAAGAGTTTGTCTAGTATCTGTCCGTTATATTCACTGCAGCTTCTGTCTGTGGATAGTTTAGCTAAACAGATCAGTGGAAGTGTAACGGTTTGTAATCTTGTTCTCTCTCTGTTCAGACCTGAACTATTGCACCCACCACAAGCCTTGTGAAAATGGAGCGACTTGCACCAACACAGGTCAAGGAAGCTACACTTGTGCTTGTCGTCCTGGGTTCACCGGCTCCAACTGTGAGATAGAAATTAATGAATGTGATGCCGGCCCCTGCAAGAATGGAGGAAGCTGTGCTGTAAGTTGCATAGATGTCTGCAAGTATTAACAGTGTGTGCAGAAACTTATGTATTGAAGGATGACGTCAAATTttggatcccttttactaagccactctttACTGcaatggaacccccccccccccccccactattttTAAATTGAGGTCCTTAATGGCCGTGTGTTAATTTTCCAATTGGCGCGCgcccatttactgcctgagcccttactgccacctatttagtaggcacttagggctcatgcgctactcccGTGGTAATCAGGCGGCGAGCGGCAATGgccgtgcactgcctgattaccaccgggaacacctACTCCCTGTCCCCCATGCTAgaagataaaaattattttctagcgcggGAAATGGCGTGCACCAAAAACAGAGCTACTGCAGGGCGCCCATGCCCGACAGTAGTGCTTTTTTCCCacgcggtagccctactgcccttTCGTGAGAGGCccccctttgttttgttttatttctgtgtaTCTATTTGTTCGGATATagttcacacttttttcagtatcaACGCAAGGtccgttacattcaggtacactagttaTTTCTCTGtggagagtgaagtgacttgcccgagatcacaaagagcagcagcggaaattgaaccctggcttccctggtggTCAGCTGGGTGCTCTAACTACTGAAATTctggactgaccattgggacaatagggcagtgcccaaggACCAACAGCAGCAgggggcccactctcccctagcctctatttagtttaatcacttttgataggtgtttAGGAACCCATGCCCCATATTGCCCAGGGGCCTATACCATCGTGAGTCCGCCCTTATCTGAAGGGCTGATAGGTTTGCTGTAAACTGCCTGTCGCTGCAGCGGTCCAGACTTCTCCATAAGAAGGGCAGAATCCATCAGTTTTGTATTAAACCGTGTTACCTGGATGTTTTAAACTTTGATCCTGGCTTTGAGACATGCAGTTTTAGAGGACCAGGCAGCCGCTCAATTTTCGTGTTTGGTCTTGTATGGTTTTTCAGTTTTATAAGATGTATTGTGGTCTGTTAACAGGATCTTGAAAATAGTTATTCCTGTACCTGCCCACCTGGCTTCTATGGCAAGAATTGTGAGCTGAGTGCCATGACTTGTGCTGATGGCCCCTGCTTCAATGGAGGTCGATGTACGGACAACCCAGATGGAGGATACAGCTGCCGTTGCCCAGTGGGCTACTCTGGCTTTAACTGTGAAAAGAAAATTGACTACTGCAGCTCCAGTCCATGTGCTAATGGTAAGAGGAGCACATAATGTTGATACAGTGAACATGGAACCTATTCAACTCTGCATTCTCTATTGGTATAATATAATCAAGGAAAAAAATACTTAAGAATGCACCCAGGGCAAAACATTTTGGctcgtttttagttttttcaatatttttcttcatatttgGACTTTTTATTGGCTGATTTCACTAATTaattttaataaacttttttttaacatgcactaattgacttagggctccttttactaagctgcagtaaaaggtgtgCTTTcgatgtgcaccgaggcccccttttaccgtagtgggtaaaaggttgtcattttttttcctaagaaacggtcatgcggtaagtgaaccacttgccctgtggccatttcaggggggtggggaagcgcttactaccacccattaagttggcgataagggctcccgtactaacccagcggtaaccgggtagtgtGCAGcattgcccggttactgccaggtaaacaccggtactacaaaaacacatttttttgtagcgccggaaatggcacatgctgggggtgggaatacCACTGGGTTGTTGTGGTAGTTCCgaattagcgagcagtaagcccgcattgcgcttaacgccgcttagtaaaagaccctcttaatgcatattaaaattgtaggttaatgcacattaaatcgATGTAGCATACGCTAACTTTTTTTAAAGCATTCTGATAAACCCAATGCATACTAATACATGACATCTCTGATACAAGTGAAACCCCAATATAACGCTATGATTGAGACCCATAAAATATTATCGTGTTAAATGCGGGTTGCGTTATAGCGAGGTCAATAGAGCATGAACACAATTGAATCAAAAATTAATTTGTTGCAAGAGGAGCAGcagtatgttaaaaaaaaaggggagccAAGACATGATCGCATCATATGTGGATTCATGTTTTTGCGGGGCGCGTTATATCAGGGTTCCACTGTACTTCTTTTCACATATTGTCATTGAGCACTAGTGCTAATAACAAGTAACCCTTGTTCAGTGCAACTCGGCATTATTAAAGTTAATATATATTTCTAACAGTTTTTGTTGTGGAAGTGTGAATCTGTTAGCCTGTAATCCACATGAGTATCTGGTTCTATCGATGAGTTATTTTTGATGTATTTCAGGAGCCCAGTGTGTTGACCTTGGAAATGCTTACATCTGCCAGTGTCAGGATGGCTTCACTGGAAGACACTGTGATGACAATGTGGATGATTGTGCTACCTTGCCTTGCCAGAATGGTGGAACCTGCCAAGATGGGATTAACGATTATTCCTGCacctgccctccaggatacaatgGAAAGAACTGCAGCACCCCGGTCAGCAAATGTGAGCACAACCCGTGTCACAACGGAGCCACCTGCCATGAGAGAAACAACCGATATGTATGTGAGTGCGCTCGGGGCTACGGTGGACTTAATTGCCAGTTTCTGCTTCCTGAGCAGCCTCAGGAGCCAGCCATCATTGTTGACTTCACTGAGAAGTACACTGAAGGTGAGAACGGACAGTTCCCTTGGATAGCAGTTTGTGCTGGGGTTGTCCTTGTCCTGATGCTACTGCTTGGTTGTGCTGCGGCCGTTGCCTACATCAGACTCAAAATGCAAAAGCAGCGCCACCAGCCTGAAGCTTGCAGGGGGAAAAGGGAGACCATGAACAATCTGGCTAATTGCCAGCGTGAGAAGGACATTTCCATCAGCATCATTGGGGCCACCCAGATCAAGAACACGAACAAGAAGGTAGACTTTCATAGCGACAACACGTCAGACAAAAATGACTACAAAGTCCGATACCCATCAGTGGATTACAATTTGGTGCACGAACTAAAGCACGAGGACTCTGTCAAAGAGGAACACAGCAAATGTGAAGTCAAACTTGAAACGTGTGACTCAACAGCAGAGGCAAAGAATACAGTACATTTAAAAAGGTGCATTTCTGATGATATTTAGtctgttgtgctttttttttttcaaaggttatttttctgaggggtccttttaccaagctgctgtaaaaagagccctgcggtaGGGTAAAAGAAAACCTAAAAAAAGACATGTTtccatgtgtgtgtgttgggggggagagagctcttaccgccacccattgtgatggcagtaagggctcccacggggttagcaccacgctagaaattatggaatgcttttCTGTAGTGCCGTAAATGGCATGCGCTCGAGGTGAAACTACCGCTGGCGGCCACAtcgggccggcggtagttccgggttgccatgcaacaaccctttagtaaaagggccccctgagCGTGTTAATCTGTACAATAGCAGAACAGCGGCCTGATGTTATGTTGCCCTTGCTCCCAACAGTGAGACTTTGGAAAGAAAGCGGCCAGAATCTGTGTACTCCACTTCAAAAGACACAAAATATCAGTCGGTGTATGTCATATCAGAAGAGAAAGATGAGTGCATCATAGCAACCGAGGTTAGTATTTATGATTCCTGCGTATTTTACAGACGATTTTATTAaggaaaaagtatatatatacaaTCCTTTTCCAAGGTGACCTATTTTCTTCTTAGAAGGTACTTCATGAAATAGAGCAGCGTTTCCAAACCATGTCATGGAGGCACAACTAACTGGTATGGTTTTTGGGATATCTTCAATGAATATGcccgagataaatttgcatacattagAGATTCACTGTGCAATCCCAATGGTAGGTGTGCCTCTGAGATAGGTCTGGGAAACACTGAATTAGAGAACCTGTTGACCTTTTTAAACATACAGAATAGGCCTTGGGAAAATTTCCTTCATTTTATATCTCTATAGGATGTACTGTTCTTTTAAAAGCAACTCAGCTggttgagtttttttttctgagtagGGAAAGGGGTTCTCGActcagttctcaggacacacctagccagtagagttttcaggatatccacaatgaatatgcatgagatttgcatacaatggaggcggtGCATGTAAATGTAGTTGTATATTCATTGAGGTAATCTGGAAAACCTACTGGCTGactatgtcctgaggactgggttgatcaTCACTGGAGTAGGAGAGTGCAGGTTGAAAACCTAACATTTTTGACTATTTGCTATTCGTTTTGCTTTTCCAGGTGTAAAATGGAAGCGATATGATAAAAGAATTGTCAGGACACATAAATTCAAAGGTGTCATGCCCCACTGAATGCTGCTGATAAAGGAGAGAGACATCCCTTCACTGACTGCTGCTGAGAGACTAAATTCAGGCCTGAGCTGGTTCTCTACTGAAGTTAGTCATGTGACTGCAAAACAAGATGGATACCCTTAAGCCAAGGTCTGTGTCCAGGGATAACTGTTGCACTGCCTTTCTGATTTTTTCCATTGCACTATGGACAGTtgctattttttaatatatatatatatataaatataaatatatatatttaatgattgGACATTTAAGTACTACACAAGAAGCATGTATTGCCTGAAGTGTAGATGTTGGATTTTTATGAGCCACTCTTTTCTTGAGCTAGTGACACAGACACTGCCTTTATTGTCATTTTGATACTAAAATTATGTTTTTGCTAGGTCAAAATGTGTGTTATTTTTTGGaatttgtaaaaatatttttcatgatATTTGTAAAGCTTGAGTATTTTGTGATGTTCATTTTTATAATTTAAATTCTTGGTAAATATGTACAAAGGCACTTCAGGTCTATGTGACTATATTTTTGTGTATATAGATGTATTTATGGAATACTGTGCAAATGttatttgaagttttttttttttactgtttgctAATGAAggaattcatttttttaaaatattttttcaaaataaatgttattAATGATACCTTTGGTTCTGCTGTTTAGTAATAATCAAAATGTTACATATAGTAGATTGTGTAGCAATGGGATGGATTTTGTAAATGTCAGCTCTTTTGGTGGATGAAGCTCTGTTACAATCCGAGAGGATCTTTAGTAGTAGGAAAATACTCGCAGATCAAACAGAGTCTGCGGATCTGCAGGAAGAATAAGTGGGCAAGATGCATCTCTTTGTTATCTGTCATCATattctctatggggcccttttactaagccgcgtaagtgtctatgcatgccgaacgcacaccaaaatggagttactgcccgactacagcgtggctcttgtggtaatttcatttttggtatgcatctgatacgcgtgtctgaaaaaaggtttttattttcgggtgcgcgTAATGGACgcccgccaagtggcatttgtcgcacataggtcattaccgcccggattctgtaccgctaggtcaatggctggcggtaaggtctcagacccaaaatgcggcgagcgcccaaaacccgcgccttcACTACCCCAAgtaattttcagcgcacctttgtaaaaggacccctatatttacaCTTATGGTTATAGATGAAAACAGTATGAACAAAGCATCCTtgaattttgaatgttttcttgATTTCTTGTCCTATTTCGTATGTATGGAGAACAGAAGAGAAGCAGACCTTATGAAAAACACTCTGCCCAATATCTAGTGCTATTTAAGTGGTCAGAACGGATGGTGAATGGTTAAATAGAGCTTGACCGgctatcccctgatattcagtgggggataactggctatcctcaGCTGAACATCCACGGTTAGCGGCTGGTGGATAACCGgttaaatcacacaatat carries:
- the DLL1 gene encoding delta-like protein 1 → MRRQSVFILAIFSALLCQVSCSGMFELKLQEFVNRKGLIGNLNCCRGAGGSAPGGASGLQQCECKTFFRVCLKHYLASVSPDPPCTYGSVITPVLGSNSFPVPESSSTDPAFTNPIRFPFAFTWPGTFSLIIEALHADSLEDLTTDNPERLISRLATQRHLTVGEEWSQDVHSSGNTELKYSYRYVCDEHYYGEGCSVFCRPRDDAFGHFTCGERGEKVCNPGWKGQYCTEPICLPGCDEQHGFCERPGECKCRVGWQGRYCDECIRYPGCLHGTCQQPWQCNCQEGWGGLFCNQDLNYCTHHKPCENGATCTNTGQGSYTCACRPGFTGSNCEIEINECDAGPCKNGGSCADLENSYSCTCPPGFYGKNCELSAMTCADGPCFNGGRCTDNPDGGYSCRCPVGYSGFNCEKKIDYCSSSPCANGAQCVDLGNAYICQCQDGFTGRHCDDNVDDCATLPCQNGGTCQDGINDYSCTCPPGYNGKNCSTPVSKCEHNPCHNGATCHERNNRYVCECARGYGGLNCQFLLPEQPQEPAIIVDFTEKYTEGENGQFPWIAVCAGVVLVLMLLLGCAAAVAYIRLKMQKQRHQPEACRGKRETMNNLANCQREKDISISIIGATQIKNTNKKVDFHSDNTSDKNDYKVRYPSVDYNLVHELKHEDSVKEEHSKCEVKLETCDSTAEAKNTVHLKSETLERKRPESVYSTSKDTKYQSVYVISEEKDECIIATEV